The Coffea arabica cultivar ET-39 chromosome 6e, Coffea Arabica ET-39 HiFi, whole genome shotgun sequence genome contains the following window.
GGGTCCACCGCATTGCAAGCTGCTGCTGCATCAGGAGAAGCACTCATTGTTGAGCTCTTATTGGCTCATCGGGCGAGCACGGAGCGGTCAGCATCATCCACATGGGGACCAATTCATCTCGCCGCGGTTGGTGGACATCTGGAGGTCTTAAGGCTTCTTTTGCTCAAAGGAGCCAATGTTGATTCTACAACTAAAGATGGCAATTCAGCCTTACACATGGCTGTTGAGCAACGCCGAAGAGACTGTGCTAGGCTTCTCCTGGCTAGCGGTGCACGGGCAGATATACGTAATGGGAGTGACAGCGATACACCGTTACATATCGCTGCTGGTTTAGGTGATGAACAAATGGTCAAGCTGCTACTGCAAAAAGGGGCAAATAAGGATATCAGAAACAAGGTTGGAAAAACAGCGTATGATGTAGCAGCTGAGCTTGGTCATACTCGGCTTTTTGATGCACTTCGATTAGGAGACAGTTTGTGTGTTGCAGCCCGGAAAGGAGAAGTTAGAACAATCCACAGGCTCCTGGAAAATGGAGCGATCATCAATGGCCGTGACCAACATGGCTGGACAGCCCTGCATCGAGCAGCTTTCAAGGGAAGAGTAGATGCTGTCCGTACTCTTCTTGATAATGGGATTGACATCAATGCTAGAGATGAAGATGGCTACTTAGCATTACACTGTGCAGTGGAATCAGGCCATGTTGATGTTATTGAGTTGCTGGTTAAGAAAGGAGCTGACATTGAAGCCCGGACCAACAAGGGCGTTACAGCCTTGCAAATTGCTGAATCCCTGCATTATGCAGGGATTACAAGAATACTTGTCAATGGTGGAGCCACCCGAGAAGGAGGAGTGGCACAGATGAGCACTATTACTAAAGTAAGTCAGCTTCCATTCAACAAAGGAATAACTGTGAAAGAAATGGAGAGTGGGGCAATAAAGAAGAAGCCTACTCGCCCTAGAGTCCGTCGAAGCAGCTTTGATCGTTCTGCAGCTGTTCCATTAGCCGTGGTTTAGGTTATCCCCCTGGAGGAAAATGGTGAGGTTTTGGAAGAAGAGATTGCTAAA
Protein-coding sequences here:
- the LOC113692765 gene encoding protein VAPYRIN-like; this translates as MDRLISLEPSNTLTIRIEPGQKCYGVLTLRNVMYTMPVAFRLQPMNKTRYTARPQSGIISPLMTISVEITYHTPPNSSLPESFPYSDDSFLLHSVVAPGAAVKDPSSTFDSVPNDWFTTKKKQVFVDSGLKIMFVGSLVLSHLVSRGSMDEIREALEKSDPKWRAADSVDADGQTLLHLAIAQSRPELVQLILEFNPDIEARSRSGSTALQAAAASGEALIVELLLAHRASTERSASSTWGPIHLAAVGGHLEVLRLLLLKGANVDSTTKDGNSALHMAVEQRRRDCARLLLASGARADIRNGSDSDTPLHIAAGLGDEQMVKLLLQKGANKDIRNKVGKTAYDVAAELGHTRLFDALRLGDSLCVAARKGEVRTIHRLLENGAIINGRDQHGWTALHRAAFKGRVDAVRTLLDNGIDINARDEDGYLALHCAVESGHVDVIELLVKKGADIEARTNKGVTALQIAESLHYAGITRILVNGGATREGGVAQMSTITKVSQLPFNKGITVKEMESGAIKKKPTRPRVRRSSFDRSAAVPLAVV